The following are encoded in a window of Pongo abelii isolate AG06213 chromosome 16, NHGRI_mPonAbe1-v2.0_pri, whole genome shotgun sequence genomic DNA:
- the LOC129050547 gene encoding uncharacterized protein LOC129050547, with amino-acid sequence MPRVVALTPTGAVQGSSGETSSPGDENGSLCGRLGTEELPVPSLNTRWHEIIGHIWASVSEKLSFKSKCEPFEDADTHSAIQVIGLKLHLHPSFLVGKKVIDVAAGSTHCLALTEDSEVHSWRSNDQCQHFDTLRVTKPEPAALPGLDAKHIVGVTCGPAQDIEAKKEAQKEKEIDEQEANASAFHRSRTPLDKDLINTGICESSGKQCLPLVQLIQQRLSQCERMVSIVLEGPTRRRWEESDSACEQRLTLAEAKTVRQCCLKMIIQEERKNKVICERDLLENETHLYLCLIKICFLSHHAPGFLFLHIEKAEPWQVGSGS; translated from the exons ATGCCGCGGGTGGTTGCGCTCACGCCAACTGGAGCTGTTCAGGGATCGAGTGGCGAGACCAGCTCCCCTGGGGATGAGAACGGATCTTTGTGTGGTCGGCTGGGGACTGAAGAGCTTCCTG TACCTTCTCTGAACACCAGATGGCATGAGATCATTGGTCATATCTGGGCCAGTGTATCAGAAAAATTGTCATTCAAGAGCAAATGTGAACCTTTCGAAGACGCAGACACCCATTCT GCCATTCAGGTCATAGGCTTGAAGCTGCATCTGCATCCCTCTTTCCTTGTAGGGAAGAAGGTGATTGATGTGGCTGCAGGCTCCACCCACTGCCTGGCTCTGACTGAGGACAGCGAGGTCCACAGCTGGAGGAGCAACGACCAGTGCCAGCACTTTGACACTTTGCGCGTGACCAAGCCAGAACCTGCAGCATTGCCAGGACTGGATGCCAAACACATAGTGGGAGTTACCTGTGGGCCTGCCCAG GATATTGAAGCCAAAAAAgaagcacagaaggaaaaagaaattgatgaacAGGAAGCAAATGCCTCAGCATTTCATAGAAGCAGGACTCCATTGGATAAAGACCTTATTAATACGGGGATCTGTGAGTCTTCTGGCAAACAGTGTTTGCCTCTGGTTCAGCTCATACAACAGCGTCTTAG TCAATGTGAAAGAATGGTGAGCATTGTTTTGGAAGGCCCGACTAGGAGGAGGTGGGAAGAATCAGACTCAGCCTGTGAACAGAGACTAACTTTGGCAGAAGCCAAAACAGTCAGACAGTGTTGTCTAAAAATGATCATTCAAGAAGAGCGAAAAAACAAGGTGATTTGTGAGAGAgatttattagaaaatgaaacacatttgtacctctgtttaataaaaatctgctttttgtcaCATCATGctcctggttttttgtttctacaCATAGAGAAAGCAGAGCCCTGGCAGGTTGGATCAGGCAGCTGA